A part of Scleropages formosus chromosome 3, fSclFor1.1, whole genome shotgun sequence genomic DNA contains:
- the mul2 gene encoding mitochondrial ubiquitin ligase activator of nfkb 1-A, with protein MESFPFRTVEVLCLGTSITLSGLFYYIYRKKQKTVDKLNKAPQLSLDRNLANILNATPGKCLQYVIVEGNVQPIKEPLRSQFQEGCVGVVQKLVLREHKLVWNSLARTWTDSERILHQRINTVPFNLVGSDEAAVRVLCPLEASGLNMEVVHEKFHQASYSFTDIIGQYLSGEKPKGQLETEEMVKVGTMLTGVGELFLDTDHTLKLRPPTDGSEFFLTPVDFETMRMQQEGQALLWRVLASVCAVAGVAVLLWVARRYYQHLQAEQVREQQRRDFERLSTIEDRDDDDEEVETVDNACVICLSSPRNCVVLDCGHVCCCFRCFQALPQPVCPMCRQPIKRVVPLYQA; from the exons ATGGAAAGCTTTCCCTTCAGAACAGTTGAGGTGTTGTGTCTGGGGACCAGCATCACCCTTTCTGGACTCTTTTACTACATCTAccggaaaaaacagaaaactgtggACAAGCTCAAT AAAGCACCTCAGCTCTCTCTGGACAGAAACCTGGCTAATATCCTAAATGCTACACCAGGGAAGTGTCTTCAGTATGTCATCGTTGAAG GGAATGTACAGCCCATCAAGGAGCCACTCCGGAGCCAGTTTCAAGAGGGCTGTGTTGGGGTGGTCCAGAAGCTGGTGCTAAGGGAGCACAAGCTGGTGTGGAACAGCCTGGCACGCACCTG GACAGACAGTGAGAGGATCCTGCACCAGCGCATTAATACAGTTCCCTTCAACTTGGTGGGATCAGATGAAGCAGCAGTTCGTGTCCTTTGCCCCCTGGAGGCTTCCGGCTTGAATATGGAAGTTGTCCACGAGAAGTTCCACCAGGCCAGCTACAGCTTCACTGACATCATTGGCCAGTATCTGAGTGGGGAGAAGCCCAAGGGCCAGCTGGAGACAGAGGAGATGGTGAAGGTGGGGACCATGCTCACTGGTGTCGGGGAGCTCTTTCTGGACACGGATCACACACTCAAGCTGCGCCCACCCACAGATGGTTCAGAGTTCTTTCTCACACCAGTAGACTTTGAGACGATGCGAATGCAGCAGGAGGGACAGGCACTGCTGTGGCGAGTATTGGCCTCGGTTTGTGCTGTAGCAGGTGTGGCTGTGCTCCTGTGGGTGGCACGGCGCTACTACCAACACCTGCAGGCAGAACAGGTGCGAGAGCAGCAGCGTAGAGATTTTGAGCGGCTCAGCACCATTGAGGacagggatgatgatgatgaggaggtgGAGACTGTAGACAACGCCTGCGTGATCTGTCTGAGCAGTCCACGCAACTGTGTGGTGCTGGACTGCGGACATGTGTGCTGCTGCTTCCGCTGCTTCCAGGCTCTGCCACAGCCAGTGTGCCCCATGTGCAGGCAGCCCATTAAGAGAGTGGTGCCCCTCTACCAGGCGTGA
- the camk2n2a gene encoding calcium/calmodulin-dependent protein kinase II inhibitor 1a → MSEVLPYSEGKMSGYGADSEVSQMSFSCGLQDTNSFFGGSQAKRPPKLGQIGRAKRVVIEDDRIDEVLKGMTDKSSPGV, encoded by the exons ATGTCCGAGGTGCTGCCGTACAGCGAGGGCAAGATGAGCGGCTACGGGGCGGACAGCGAAGTGAGCCAGATGTCCTTCAGCTGTGGACTGCAGGACACCAACTCCTTCTTTGGGGGGTCGCAGGCAAAGAGACCCCCCAAACTCGGGCAGATCGGCAGAGCCAAGCGAG tGGTTATTGAAGACGACCGGATAGACGAGGTCCTCAAGGGGATGACAGACAAGTCCTCACCAGGGGTGTAA